Proteins from a genomic interval of Maylandia zebra isolate NMK-2024a linkage group LG15, Mzebra_GT3a, whole genome shotgun sequence:
- the LOC101471114 gene encoding growth arrest and DNA damage-inducible protein GADD45 gamma-like codes for MTEQWMIKMVGQALEELLVEAYHQNCLRIGVIESYKYMKANPHRVVLCVLASETEGDIMLQMNLIQLKDMCYKKNVSIMCSTDTRRLAELVNMDDINGNEASRDLHCILVTVPPVKPLPHQALQILSSFCEESRRRDSSVHCLSCYYVCSYRYPSRSCCCCCRCCK; via the exons ATGACCGAACAGTGGAT GATCAAGATGGTGGGTCAGGCTTTGGAGGAGCTGCTCGTGGAAGCTTATCACCAGAACTGCCTCAGAATCGGTGTAATTGAGTCCTACAAATACATGAAAGC AAACCCGCACAGAGTCGTCCTGTGCGTCCTTGCCAGCGAAACAGAGGGtgacattatgttacagatgaatctaatccagctaaagGATATGTGCTACAAGAAGAACGTCAGCATCATGTGTTCGACAGACACGAGACGGCTGGCAGAGCTGGTgaacatggatgacatcaacgGCAACGAGGCCTCGCGGGACCTGCACTGCATTCTGGTCACT GTCCCTCCAGTGAAGCCGCTTCCACACCAGGCCCTGCAGATCCTCAGCAGCTTCTGCGAAGAAAGCCGACGGAGGGACTCGTCGGTGCATTGCCTTTCTTGTTACTACGTTTGTTCTTATCGCTACCCAAgccgcagttgttgttgttgttgtcgttgctgtaaataa